One genomic segment of Desulfurobacterium indicum includes these proteins:
- a CDS encoding ABC transporter ATP-binding protein: protein MVVLECKNIYKSYPIRKSFFGKVIEEVSVLKGVSLKIEKGKSVGILGDSGSGKTTLAKILLDLEKPDSGDVLYKGISIYDMMKKKYRVYRLNVQAIFQNPYNSLNPRMKVIDIVSEGLKINFKLNREVIKEKVLESIRRCGLPDSVLELYPHQLSGGQRQRVAIARAIVLKPEIIIADEPTSALDVSVQSQIINLFLELQEIFSISYLFISHNPAVVDALCDHVYEMDKGKLKSILFCK, encoded by the coding sequence ATGGTTGTTCTGGAATGTAAAAATATTTATAAATCCTATCCCATCAGAAAAAGCTTTTTCGGTAAGGTAATTGAAGAAGTATCGGTTTTAAAAGGTGTTTCTTTAAAGATAGAGAAAGGAAAAAGTGTTGGAATTTTAGGTGATAGCGGTAGCGGGAAAACCACTCTTGCAAAAATTCTTCTTGATCTTGAAAAACCGGATAGTGGCGATGTGCTTTACAAAGGTATTTCTATATACGATATGATGAAAAAAAAATATAGAGTTTACAGGTTAAACGTTCAGGCAATATTTCAAAATCCTTACAATTCCCTTAATCCGCGTATGAAAGTTATTGATATAGTTTCTGAAGGTTTAAAAATAAATTTTAAATTAAATAGAGAAGTAATCAAAGAAAAAGTTTTAGAATCTATTCGAAGGTGTGGTTTGCCCGATTCTGTTCTTGAACTTTATCCACATCAGCTTTCCGGGGGGCAAAGGCAGAGAGTTGCCATAGCAAGAGCGATAGTTTTAAAGCCTGAAATAATTATTGCTGACGAGCCAACATCTGCTCTTGATGTTTCAGTTCAGTCACAGATAATAAATCTTTTTCTCGAACTTCAGGAAATATTTTCAATAAGCTATCTGTTTATTAGTCACAATCCTGCAGTAGTGGATGCGCTTTGTGATCATGTTTATGAGATGGATAAAGGGAAACTAAAAAGTATTTTGTTCTGCAAATGA
- the panB gene encoding 3-methyl-2-oxobutanoate hydroxymethyltransferase codes for MKKVTTKTLLEMKRNGEKITMLTAYDYTSALILDSAGVDVILVGDSLGMVMLGYDSTIPVTMEEMIHHTKAVVRARKRAMIIFDMPFLSYQTGKRDAILNAGRALKETGCDAVKIEGGVEQEETIRALVNAGIPVCGHIGLQPQSVNVYGGYVLRGKGEEREKLIEDAKAVEKAGAFAIVLEKIPSDLAKEITEMVSIPTIGIGAGKECDGQVLVFHDMIGMFDKFKPKFVKRYAEIGKEIRNAVETYVSEVKRGVFPDEEYSY; via the coding sequence ATGAAAAAAGTTACGACAAAAACATTGCTTGAAATGAAAAGGAACGGTGAAAAGATTACTATGCTTACCGCTTATGATTACACTTCTGCTTTAATACTTGATAGTGCAGGTGTTGATGTTATCCTTGTAGGTGATTCTCTTGGTATGGTGATGCTTGGCTATGATTCAACGATTCCAGTAACCATGGAAGAGATGATTCACCATACAAAAGCTGTTGTCAGGGCAAGAAAAAGGGCAATGATAATTTTTGACATGCCTTTTCTTTCCTATCAAACTGGTAAGAGAGATGCTATTTTGAATGCTGGAAGGGCTTTAAAAGAGACTGGATGTGATGCGGTTAAGATAGAAGGTGGAGTGGAGCAAGAAGAGACAATCAGGGCACTTGTTAATGCAGGAATTCCCGTTTGTGGTCATATAGGACTTCAGCCTCAGAGCGTTAACGTTTATGGTGGTTACGTGTTAAGAGGGAAGGGAGAAGAGAGAGAAAAGTTAATAGAAGACGCTAAAGCTGTTGAAAAAGCAGGAGCTTTTGCGATTGTTCTTGAAAAAATTCCTTCAGATCTTGCAAAAGAGATAACAGAAATGGTTTCCATTCCGACCATTGGTATTGGCGCTGGAAAAGAGTGTGATGGGCAGGTTCTGGTTTTCCATGACATGATAGGAATGTTTGATAAATTTAAGCCTAAGTTTGTCAAGCGATACGCTGAAATCGGAAAAGAGATTAGAAATGCTGTTGAAACTTATGTGTCAGAAGTTAAAAGAGGTGTATTTCCAGATGAGGAGTACTCTTACTGA
- a CDS encoding citrate/2-methylcitrate synthase yields MARPDYILFDRNTKAIFWNLNRNAIQRMLDYDFIVGRSPSIVAIVAPTQNRKFEKFFHGTKEIMIPIYKSTAEAAEKHPEADVLVNFASFRTAYNVTIEAINIPTIKTIAITAEGIPERFARDMALKAKKAGKVIIGPATVGGIAAGAFRIGNAGGTIENIVKSKLHRPGSVGLVTRSGGLFNELSNVIARNADGIVEGIAIGGDRFPGSDFLDHLLRFQKNPQVKFMIMLGELGGDLEYRVVEALKDGLITKPLIAWCIGTISKHFAGEVQFGHAGAKAGADRETADAKNAALRAAGALVPNSFDEFPDIIRSVYEDLRAKGVIGEIEEPEVPELPEDYAKLVKAGKVRKPTNFICTISDDRGEEATYCGLPISEVIERDFSIADVIGLLWFKRKFPDWASKFIDMVIKVVADHGPCVSGAHNAKVTARAGKDLMSALATGILTIGPRFGGAIDGAAKYFKFAKEQGMDPFEFVDYMKNVEKIPIPGIGHRIKSTKNPDKRVELLKNFAKENFPSTELLDYALEVEKVTTAKKENLILNVDGTIGVLLVDMFRNLGYSDSEIDELINAGAFNAFFVLGRSIGFIGHILDEKRLAMPLYRHPMDDVLYDVKRPEGL; encoded by the coding sequence ATGGCAAGACCCGATTACATTCTTTTTGATAGAAATACGAAGGCTATTTTCTGGAACTTGAACAGAAATGCTATTCAAAGAATGCTCGATTACGATTTTATTGTTGGAAGAAGCCCAAGCATTGTTGCGATTGTTGCTCCGACTCAGAACAGGAAGTTTGAAAAGTTTTTCCATGGCACAAAAGAGATTATGATACCTATTTATAAATCAACGGCAGAAGCTGCAGAAAAGCATCCTGAGGCTGATGTTCTGGTTAACTTTGCATCTTTTAGAACTGCTTATAACGTTACAATTGAAGCTATCAATATCCCTACAATCAAAACAATAGCTATCACGGCAGAAGGTATTCCTGAAAGATTTGCAAGAGATATGGCTCTGAAAGCGAAAAAAGCAGGAAAAGTGATTATCGGTCCTGCTACTGTTGGTGGTATTGCCGCTGGAGCTTTTAGAATTGGTAACGCAGGTGGAACAATTGAAAACATTGTTAAGTCAAAACTTCATAGACCCGGTTCTGTTGGCCTTGTTACCCGTTCCGGTGGTTTGTTTAACGAGCTTTCTAACGTGATCGCCAGAAATGCTGATGGTATTGTTGAAGGTATAGCTATCGGTGGTGATAGATTTCCTGGTTCTGATTTCCTTGATCATCTTCTCAGATTCCAGAAAAACCCTCAGGTTAAATTCATGATTATGCTTGGGGAACTTGGCGGAGACCTTGAATATAGAGTTGTTGAAGCTCTAAAAGATGGTCTTATTACAAAACCTCTTATTGCATGGTGTATTGGAACAATTTCAAAGCACTTTGCCGGAGAAGTTCAGTTTGGTCATGCAGGTGCAAAGGCCGGTGCTGATAGAGAAACAGCAGACGCTAAGAATGCTGCTTTAAGGGCTGCAGGCGCGCTTGTTCCTAACTCTTTTGATGAGTTTCCGGACATTATAAGAAGCGTTTACGAAGATCTTAGAGCAAAAGGCGTAATTGGCGAGATTGAAGAGCCTGAAGTTCCGGAACTTCCTGAAGATTACGCTAAACTTGTTAAAGCCGGGAAAGTTAGAAAGCCTACCAACTTTATCTGCACTATATCTGACGATAGAGGTGAAGAGGCAACATACTGCGGACTTCCGATTTCAGAAGTTATTGAAAGAGATTTCTCAATTGCCGATGTTATTGGTCTTCTCTGGTTTAAAAGAAAGTTCCCTGACTGGGCTTCTAAGTTTATAGATATGGTTATTAAAGTTGTAGCTGACCATGGCCCTTGTGTTTCTGGTGCTCACAACGCTAAAGTTACTGCAAGAGCAGGAAAAGATCTTATGTCAGCTCTTGCAACCGGTATTCTTACTATAGGACCGAGGTTTGGTGGTGCTATTGATGGAGCTGCTAAATACTTTAAATTTGCAAAAGAGCAGGGCATGGATCCATTTGAGTTTGTTGACTACATGAAGAATGTTGAGAAGATTCCTATCCCTGGTATTGGACACAGAATTAAGTCAACAAAGAACCCTGACAAGAGGGTTGAACTTCTCAAAAACTTTGCAAAGGAAAACTTCCCATCAACGGAGCTTTTAGATTATGCTCTTGAAGTAGAAAAGGTTACGACTGCCAAGAAAGAAAACCTTATCCTTAATGTTGACGGAACAATAGGAGTTCTTCTTGTTGATATGTTCAGAAATCTCGGATATTCGGATTCTGAAATTGACGAGCTTATCAATGCAGGTGCGTTTAACGCGTTCTTTGTTCTTGGGAGGTCTATCGGATTTATAGGCCACATTCTTGACGAGAAGAGACTTGCGATGCCTTTATACAGGCATCCTATGGATGATGTTCTCTATGATGTTAAGAGACCTGAAGGTCTATAA
- a CDS encoding ATP citrate lyase citrate-binding domain-containing protein → MAQRAIREYDAKKMLFNHWSEYFDGDFKYDFKSVLITPETDLDKLPERHPWLLHMPLVAKPDMLFGKRGKLGLVLYKIEKPGDVKWEDVKKWIKEKMSEPVTIKGQTGYLTHFIVEPFVPHDEEYYIAMTMEREGDKIFMSAFGGIDVEENWDKVKEVFIPALAADEEIKKLIRENVPAEIKDKDKYANFVQKLYNFFKDLHFTYLEINPLAMTGNQVYPLDFVARLDDTAQFVVGRKWGEIEFPSGFGRELTPEEKYIKDMDEKSGASLKLTILNPEGRIWTLVAGGGASVVYADTIADLGYVDELANYGEYSGNPSRAETREYVKTVFDLMTRSKDPQGRPKILIIGGAIANFTDVAKTFAGIIDAMKEYADKLKEIGVKIYVRRGGPNYELGLKQIKEAAESLGLPIEVYGPETHITAIVSKALSDNK, encoded by the coding sequence ATGGCACAGAGAGCAATCAGAGAGTACGATGCCAAAAAAATGCTTTTCAACCACTGGTCTGAATATTTTGACGGTGATTTTAAATACGATTTCAAATCTGTTCTTATAACGCCGGAGACAGACCTTGATAAACTTCCTGAACGTCATCCGTGGCTTCTTCACATGCCTCTCGTTGCAAAGCCTGATATGCTTTTTGGTAAGAGAGGAAAGCTCGGTCTTGTTCTTTACAAGATAGAAAAGCCTGGTGATGTTAAGTGGGAAGATGTTAAAAAGTGGATAAAGGAAAAGATGTCTGAGCCTGTTACGATTAAAGGGCAGACAGGTTACCTGACACACTTTATCGTTGAACCTTTTGTTCCTCACGATGAGGAGTATTACATTGCGATGACAATGGAGAGGGAAGGGGACAAGATTTTTATGTCTGCTTTTGGTGGTATTGATGTTGAAGAAAACTGGGATAAGGTTAAGGAAGTTTTCATTCCTGCACTTGCAGCTGATGAAGAGATTAAAAAACTTATAAGGGAAAATGTTCCTGCCGAGATAAAGGACAAAGATAAATATGCAAACTTTGTTCAAAAACTCTACAACTTCTTTAAAGACCTTCACTTTACCTACCTTGAAATCAACCCTCTTGCTATGACAGGAAATCAGGTTTATCCTCTTGATTTTGTTGCAAGGCTTGATGATACGGCTCAGTTTGTGGTTGGAAGAAAGTGGGGAGAAATAGAATTTCCGAGCGGATTCGGTAGAGAGCTTACACCTGAAGAAAAATATATTAAAGATATGGACGAAAAGTCAGGTGCTTCTCTTAAACTGACAATTCTCAACCCTGAAGGTAGAATCTGGACACTAGTTGCGGGTGGTGGTGCTTCTGTTGTTTACGCCGACACGATTGCAGACCTTGGCTATGTTGATGAACTTGCCAACTACGGTGAGTATTCAGGTAACCCTTCAAGGGCAGAAACAAGAGAATATGTTAAAACTGTTTTTGATCTTATGACAAGAAGCAAAGATCCTCAGGGAAGACCTAAGATCCTCATCATAGGTGGTGCTATCGCTAACTTTACAGACGTTGCCAAAACGTTTGCTGGAATTATCGATGCTATGAAAGAGTATGCAGACAAGCTCAAGGAAATAGGTGTTAAAATTTATGTTAGACGTGGTGGTCCAAACTATGAACTTGGACTTAAGCAGATAAAGGAAGCTGCTGAGAGTCTTGGTCTTCCGATAGAAGTTTACGGACCCGAAACTCACATCACAGCAATAGTCAGCAAAGCTTTAAGTGACAATAAATAA
- a CDS encoding NADP-dependent isocitrate dehydrogenase gives MAKKATIVWTKVDEAPALATYSLLPIVRAFTKDAGVKIELRDISLGGRVLAAWGKAPDDLAYLGELVWKPEANIMKLPNISASIPQLVDAIKELQAKGYDIPDFPEDPKTEEEKKVREVYAKCLGSVVNPVLRQGNSDRRIAKPVKDYARKVAEKRNWMKPVPENSKSYVAHMKGGDFYENEKSVTLKKDTKIRYEFVDKNGNVTVMKEIELGEGDVVDATYMNREKLREFYSEVLEDAKYNDILFSLHVKATMMKISDPVMFGDAIRVYFKELFEEFGKELEEIGFNPNNGLVDLEKKLSKLPEEKQEAIKKKIEEIYAKQPRLYMVDSDKGITNLHRPNDVIIDASIPAVIKNGIQGWGPSGEVDDCVITVPDRSYATMYREIVDDIKLNGQFDPRTIGSVANVGLMAMKAEEYGSHDKTFFPPADGIMRVVDEDGNVLLDHEVNAGDIYRSCVTKKIAIEDWVKLAVNRARESGEPIVFWLDAYRAHDRELIRKVNEELKKYDLTDIEWHIMAPPEAMKYTLKRFRQGLNTIAVTGNVLRDYLTDLFPIIEVGTSARSLSIVPLINGGGVFETGAGGSAPKHVQQFVKEGHLRWDSLGEYLAFVESLKLAYKQAGNEKIKILAETLSEAVGKYLENDRTPKRKVGELDTRGSHFYLALYWAEALANQTEDKELAEKFAPIAKALKENEEKILEEIRATEGSPKDIGGYYLPDDEKAEAAMRPSKTFNDIIDSI, from the coding sequence ATGGCTAAAAAGGCTACCATTGTCTGGACAAAAGTTGACGAGGCGCCGGCACTTGCAACTTATTCCCTGCTTCCAATTGTCAGGGCTTTTACAAAAGATGCCGGTGTAAAGATTGAGCTGAGAGATATTTCTCTCGGCGGAAGGGTTCTCGCTGCATGGGGGAAAGCACCCGATGATCTTGCTTATCTTGGTGAGCTTGTATGGAAACCGGAAGCTAATATCATGAAGCTTCCAAATATTTCAGCTTCAATTCCACAGCTTGTTGATGCCATAAAAGAGCTCCAAGCAAAGGGTTATGATATTCCGGACTTCCCCGAAGATCCGAAAACAGAAGAAGAGAAAAAAGTAAGAGAGGTTTATGCAAAGTGTCTTGGTAGTGTTGTTAATCCAGTCCTCAGACAGGGTAACTCAGACAGAAGGATTGCAAAGCCTGTTAAGGATTATGCGAGAAAAGTGGCTGAGAAGCGTAACTGGATGAAGCCTGTTCCTGAAAATTCAAAAAGTTATGTTGCTCACATGAAGGGTGGAGACTTCTACGAAAATGAGAAATCAGTTACGCTTAAAAAAGATACAAAAATAAGATACGAATTTGTTGATAAAAACGGCAACGTTACCGTTATGAAAGAAATAGAGCTTGGTGAAGGTGATGTTGTTGATGCTACTTACATGAATAGAGAAAAGCTTAGAGAGTTTTACTCAGAAGTGCTTGAAGATGCTAAATATAACGATATTCTCTTCTCACTTCACGTGAAAGCCACAATGATGAAAATTTCTGACCCTGTGATGTTTGGTGATGCAATTAGGGTTTACTTTAAGGAGCTTTTTGAAGAGTTCGGTAAAGAACTTGAAGAGATAGGTTTCAACCCTAACAACGGACTTGTTGACCTTGAGAAGAAACTTTCCAAACTTCCGGAAGAAAAGCAGGAAGCTATTAAGAAGAAAATAGAAGAGATTTACGCTAAACAGCCAAGGCTTTACATGGTTGATTCTGATAAGGGAATAACAAACCTCCATAGACCTAACGACGTTATTATCGATGCCTCTATTCCTGCTGTTATCAAAAATGGTATTCAGGGTTGGGGTCCTTCAGGTGAAGTAGATGACTGTGTTATTACAGTTCCGGATAGAAGCTACGCAACAATGTACAGGGAAATTGTTGACGACATTAAGCTTAACGGTCAATTTGATCCCAGGACCATCGGAAGCGTTGCAAACGTGGGTCTTATGGCAATGAAGGCTGAAGAATACGGTAGTCACGACAAAACATTCTTCCCTCCGGCTGACGGTATTATGAGAGTTGTTGATGAGGACGGAAACGTCCTTCTTGATCATGAAGTTAACGCAGGCGACATTTACAGAAGCTGCGTTACAAAGAAGATAGCCATTGAAGATTGGGTTAAACTTGCCGTAAATAGAGCCAGAGAGAGTGGAGAGCCTATTGTATTCTGGCTTGACGCTTACAGAGCTCACGACAGAGAGCTTATCAGAAAGGTAAATGAAGAACTTAAAAAGTACGACCTTACAGATATAGAATGGCATATAATGGCTCCGCCAGAAGCTATGAAATACACGCTCAAGAGATTTAGACAGGGACTTAATACAATTGCCGTTACAGGAAACGTTCTCAGAGACTACCTTACAGACCTGTTCCCGATTATTGAAGTTGGAACAAGCGCAAGAAGTCTTTCAATAGTGCCACTTATTAACGGTGGCGGCGTGTTTGAAACAGGTGCAGGCGGTTCGGCGCCCAAGCACGTTCAGCAGTTTGTTAAGGAAGGGCACTTAAGATGGGATTCTCTTGGTGAATACCTTGCATTTGTTGAGTCTCTTAAGCTTGCTTACAAACAAGCTGGTAATGAAAAGATTAAGATTCTTGCCGAAACACTTTCTGAAGCTGTAGGTAAGTATCTTGAAAATGACAGAACGCCTAAGAGAAAGGTTGGTGAGCTTGATACAAGAGGAAGCCACTTCTACCTTGCACTTTATTGGGCTGAAGCTCTTGCAAATCAGACGGAAGATAAGGAGCTTGCTGAGAAATTTGCCCCGATAGCTAAAGCTCTTAAAGAAAACGAGGAGAAGATTCTTGAAGAAATAAGGGCAACAGAAGGTTCACCAAAGGATATCGGCGGTTACTATCTTCCTGACGATGAAAAAGCAGAAGCGGCTATGAGGCCAAGTAAAACCTTTAATGACATTATTGACTCTATTTAA
- a CDS encoding MTH1187 family thiamine-binding protein has product MSVLVEFAMFPTDKGESVSKYVSRIIKMIDKSGVDYKLTPMGTVFETDTIEEALEIIKKAYEELEPDCNRVYSTVKFDIRKGRKNRMKQKLESVEKRIGKEIKKI; this is encoded by the coding sequence ATGTCCGTTTTAGTTGAATTCGCCATGTTCCCGACAGATAAAGGCGAAAGTGTAAGCAAATATGTAAGCAGGATTATAAAAATGATTGACAAATCAGGAGTAGACTACAAACTAACTCCTATGGGTACCGTGTTTGAAACAGATACAATAGAAGAAGCCCTGGAGATAATTAAAAAAGCTTATGAAGAACTTGAGCCTGACTGCAACAGAGTCTATTCAACTGTTAAGTTTGACATCAGAAAGGGAAGAAAAAACAGAATGAAACAGAAACTAGAATCTGTCGAAAAGAGAATAGGAAAGGAGATTAAGAAAATTTAA
- the gltA gene encoding NADPH-dependent glutamate synthase codes for MAKKEIKKNRIPVPERPAEERIKDFNEVKLGYTPELAMEEAKRCIQCPTQPCVEGCPVRVPIPQFIKLIAEGKFVEAARKIKEENILPSICGRVCPQENQCEGVCVVGKIGDPVAIGALEAFAGDYEAKVGIEKPQKDEPTGKKVAVVGSGPGGITCAADLAKLGHSVTIFEALHEPGGVLIYGIPEFRLPNEIVYRELEILKDLGVKIKLNYVIGKTKTLEELREEFDAVFIASGAGLPYMLKIEGLNLNGVYAANEFLTRVNLMGASRFPDYDTPVYVGKKVAVIGGGNTAMDVARTAKRLKGVEEVYIVYRRSEAEMPARVEEVHHAKEEGVIFKTLTNPVKFIGKDGWVVGMECVRMELSEPDESGRRRPVPIEGSNFVLDVDTVVLAIGQGPNPIVMEGVDGLEVGKWGQIVVDPETCKTSLEGVFAGGDVIHGGSTVIQAMGDARKAAAAIHEYLLEK; via the coding sequence ATGGCTAAGAAAGAGATAAAGAAGAACAGGATTCCGGTTCCTGAAAGACCGGCTGAAGAAAGGATAAAGGATTTTAATGAAGTAAAACTTGGATATACGCCAGAACTTGCTATGGAAGAAGCCAAAAGGTGTATTCAATGTCCTACACAGCCTTGTGTTGAGGGGTGTCCCGTTAGAGTGCCTATTCCTCAATTTATAAAACTTATTGCCGAAGGGAAATTTGTTGAGGCGGCAAGAAAAATTAAAGAAGAAAACATCTTACCTTCCATCTGTGGAAGGGTTTGTCCTCAGGAAAACCAGTGTGAAGGTGTTTGTGTTGTAGGAAAAATCGGTGATCCGGTAGCTATCGGTGCCCTTGAGGCTTTTGCTGGTGATTATGAAGCTAAGGTAGGTATTGAGAAGCCTCAAAAGGATGAGCCTACCGGCAAAAAAGTTGCAGTTGTTGGTTCTGGTCCCGGTGGTATTACCTGCGCAGCTGACCTTGCAAAGCTTGGGCATTCTGTAACAATATTTGAAGCTCTACATGAACCAGGTGGTGTTCTTATCTATGGTATTCCGGAATTCAGGCTTCCAAACGAGATTGTTTATAGAGAACTTGAAATTCTTAAAGATCTGGGAGTTAAAATAAAGCTTAACTATGTAATCGGTAAAACGAAAACATTGGAAGAGCTTAGAGAAGAATTTGACGCTGTATTCATCGCTTCAGGGGCAGGTCTTCCTTACATGCTTAAAATAGAAGGGCTTAACCTTAACGGCGTATATGCTGCAAATGAGTTTCTTACGAGAGTAAACCTTATGGGAGCTTCAAGGTTTCCCGATTACGATACGCCTGTCTATGTCGGTAAAAAAGTAGCGGTGATAGGTGGTGGAAACACTGCTATGGACGTTGCAAGAACGGCAAAGAGATTGAAAGGTGTTGAAGAAGTTTACATTGTTTATAGACGTTCTGAAGCAGAAATGCCTGCAAGGGTTGAAGAGGTTCATCACGCTAAAGAAGAAGGTGTTATTTTTAAAACATTAACCAACCCTGTGAAGTTTATCGGAAAAGATGGTTGGGTTGTTGGTATGGAGTGCGTTAGAATGGAACTTTCAGAGCCTGATGAATCAGGAAGAAGAAGACCCGTTCCGATAGAAGGCTCAAATTTCGTTCTTGATGTTGATACTGTTGTTCTTGCTATCGGTCAGGGGCCAAATCCTATCGTTATGGAAGGAGTTGATGGACTTGAAGTTGGAAAGTGGGGCCAGATTGTTGTTGATCCAGAAACTTGCAAAACAAGCCTTGAAGGTGTTTTTGCAGGTGGTGATGTTATCCATGGTGGCTCTACCGTTATTCAGGCCATGGGAGATGCAAGAAAGGCAGCTGCAGCTATCCACGAGTATCTTCTTGAAAAATAA
- a CDS encoding sulfide/dihydroorotate dehydrogenase-like FAD/NAD-binding protein, which translates to MYKIVRKQELAENVDEFVIEAPDIARKAKPGQFVIVRISRKGERIPLTIAEKDPEEGTITLMVQRVGKTTFHLSCFEEGHVIPDVVGPLGKPTHIEKWGHVVCVGGGLGLAPIHHIAQGVKEAGNRITTVMGFRSKDLIFWEDKMKAISDRVIVTTNDGSYGMKGLVTDGIQKLIDEGEKIDMVITAGPVPMMKAVAGLTKKYNIPTVASLNPIMVDGTGMCGACRVTVGGEIKFACVDGPEFDAHRVDFDELMNRLRMFKSLEGEALKEFQKKHCGCGRE; encoded by the coding sequence ATGTACAAAATAGTCAGGAAACAGGAGCTTGCTGAGAATGTTGACGAGTTTGTTATTGAAGCACCGGACATAGCCAGGAAGGCAAAACCGGGTCAGTTTGTCATTGTAAGGATTTCCAGGAAAGGGGAGAGAATTCCTTTGACAATTGCAGAAAAAGATCCTGAAGAAGGAACGATTACTCTTATGGTTCAAAGAGTAGGTAAGACAACTTTTCATCTGTCCTGTTTTGAGGAAGGACACGTCATTCCTGATGTTGTAGGTCCTCTTGGAAAGCCAACTCATATTGAAAAATGGGGACATGTTGTTTGCGTTGGTGGAGGATTGGGTCTTGCACCTATTCATCATATAGCTCAGGGTGTAAAAGAGGCTGGAAACAGAATTACGACAGTTATGGGCTTTAGAAGCAAGGACCTCATCTTCTGGGAAGATAAGATGAAAGCCATTTCTGACAGAGTAATTGTTACGACCAATGATGGCTCTTATGGAATGAAAGGACTTGTTACTGATGGAATTCAGAAATTAATAGATGAAGGTGAAAAAATAGATATGGTTATAACCGCTGGCCCTGTGCCAATGATGAAAGCGGTTGCCGGGTTAACGAAGAAATACAACATACCTACGGTAGCTTCTCTTAACCCTATAATGGTTGATGGCACTGGTATGTGCGGGGCTTGCCGTGTTACAGTTGGCGGAGAAATTAAGTTTGCGTGTGTTGACGGTCCTGAGTTTGATGCTCATCGGGTTGATTTTGATGAGCTTATGAACAGACTTCGCATGTTTAAGTCATTAGAAGGTGAAGCTTTAAAAGAATTTCAGAAAAAACACTGCGGTTGCGGAAGGGAGTAA
- the aroC gene encoding chorismate synthase, with protein sequence MALRFFTAGESHGKGIFAFLEGFPANFPVDFDFVNSELARRQGGYGRGGRMKIEKDKVEFLSGVRLGKTLGSPILMAVWNRDYKNWMDIMKPEPGKLSEEKKVLKPRPGHADLTGFVKYGFDDVRNVLERSSARETAGRVAAGALCKDLLRHLGIFIGSYVVAIGEKQVDVRLYEKLSLKERFENSESSELRLPVKNELLEETFKNYIDDMREKGESLGGIFEVFAVNVPVGLGTYVQWDRRLDGKIARAMMSIQAIKGVEIGYGFKGALLPGSRVHDEIFYSKEKGFYRETNRAGGLEGGMANGEPVVVRCAMKPIPTLYKPLRSVDLKTLEPYEASIERSDICAVPAAAVVAEAMLAITILGEIVESYPSDDFNRLLSFFNLK encoded by the coding sequence GTGGCTTTAAGGTTTTTTACGGCAGGTGAGTCTCATGGGAAAGGTATTTTTGCTTTTTTAGAAGGTTTTCCGGCGAATTTTCCTGTTGATTTTGATTTTGTAAATAGTGAACTTGCCAGAAGACAAGGTGGTTACGGTCGTGGCGGCAGAATGAAAATAGAAAAAGATAAGGTTGAATTTTTATCAGGTGTAAGACTTGGTAAAACTCTCGGTTCCCCTATTTTAATGGCAGTCTGGAACAGGGATTATAAAAACTGGATGGATATAATGAAACCGGAACCGGGGAAGCTTTCGGAAGAAAAGAAGGTTTTAAAGCCTCGCCCCGGACATGCAGATTTGACAGGCTTTGTTAAGTATGGTTTTGATGATGTGCGAAATGTTCTTGAACGCTCAAGTGCAAGAGAAACGGCAGGTAGAGTAGCTGCCGGTGCTCTTTGTAAAGATCTCTTGAGACATCTTGGAATTTTTATCGGAAGTTATGTTGTTGCTATTGGAGAGAAACAGGTTGATGTGAGACTTTATGAAAAACTCTCTCTCAAAGAGCGTTTTGAAAATTCCGAAAGTTCTGAATTAAGACTTCCCGTTAAAAATGAACTTCTTGAAGAAACTTTTAAAAACTACATAGATGATATGAGGGAAAAAGGAGAAAGTCTTGGCGGTATTTTTGAGGTTTTTGCCGTTAATGTTCCTGTTGGCCTCGGAACATACGTTCAGTGGGATAGAAGGCTTGACGGAAAGATAGCAAGAGCAATGATGAGCATTCAGGCAATAAAAGGGGTAGAGATAGGCTACGGATTTAAAGGTGCTTTATTGCCCGGTTCCAGAGTTCATGATGAGATATTTTATTCCAAGGAGAAAGGATTTTACAGGGAAACGAACAGAGCAGGAGGATTAGAAGGTGGAATGGCAAACGGAGAGCCGGTTGTTGTCAGATGTGCGATGAAACCTATCCCAACACTTTACAAGCCTTTGAGGAGTGTTGATCTTAAGACACTTGAGCCCTATGAGGCTTCCATAGAACGTTCCGATATATGTGCCGTTCCTGCTGCAGCCGTCGTTGCCGAAGCTATGCTTGCGATAACTATTCTTGGTGAAATAGTAGAATCTTATCCCTCGGATGATTTTAACAGGCTTCTTTCCTTTTTTAATTTAAAATGA